A genomic stretch from Chitinophaga agri includes:
- a CDS encoding sensor histidine kinase → MIFSDLLIIGTAVMLLLSILVIVLVILQQKQVIQHKLAIRDKDLQLQKERLMAILQGQEQERKRIAEDLHDEVGAQLSVLKLNLNQLQPLLKTGNGELEHLKETKDFTDTIIQHLRFISQSLHPQALENLGLSKALDSFCNLMNKNKQVKISFKDEGNPHHVDIEKALNIYRVVQELINNILKHAQATQIEITYRCNSNGLTINVMDNGNGLLLRSLDNSRQKTGSLGLKNIESRLNVIGGTIAYLPGIDSGTNAEIKVENYQSADE, encoded by the coding sequence ATGATTTTTTCAGACCTGCTTATTATCGGGACCGCAGTGATGTTATTACTTAGTATCCTGGTGATCGTATTAGTCATCCTTCAGCAGAAACAGGTAATTCAACACAAGCTGGCCATCCGTGATAAAGACCTTCAGTTACAAAAAGAACGACTGATGGCGATTCTCCAGGGACAGGAGCAGGAAAGAAAACGTATCGCAGAAGATCTGCATGATGAAGTGGGGGCGCAGTTGTCCGTGCTTAAACTCAATCTGAACCAACTGCAACCTTTATTAAAAACCGGTAATGGAGAACTGGAACATCTGAAGGAAACCAAAGACTTTACAGATACGATCATACAGCATCTCCGCTTCATCTCGCAAAGCCTCCACCCACAAGCGCTTGAAAACCTGGGACTTTCCAAGGCCCTTGACTCGTTCTGTAACCTGATGAACAAGAACAAACAGGTAAAGATCTCGTTCAAGGACGAAGGGAACCCACACCACGTTGACATAGAAAAAGCATTGAATATCTACCGCGTTGTACAGGAACTCATCAATAATATTCTTAAACACGCTCAGGCTACTCAGATCGAAATAACCTATAGATGTAACAGTAATGGCCTGACGATCAATGTAATGGACAATGGCAATGGCCTTTTGCTCCGTTCGCTCGATAATTCCCGTCAGAAAACAGGCAGTCTGGGACTGAAAAACATTGAAAGCCGCCTCAACGTAATAGGCGGCACTATTGCTTACCTTCCGGGTATAGATAGTGGCACTAACGCCGAAATCAAAGTGGAAAATTATCAAAGCGCTGACGAATAA
- a CDS encoding response regulator transcription factor: MVNNIKVAIADDHKIFRSGVINTLTPYENISVVFEAEDGAHLLQIMEEQQPDVILMDLKMPNMDGIEATKKVREKYANVKVIVLTMYEDDNFIVHLIENGANAYLLKNAEPGEIYEAICTTYEKGFYFNENVNLALLKKVMHKNKQHFKPTFRNEVQLTDRELEVLRLICNEHTTQEISKEIFLSPRTVEGLRQKLLEKTGAKNIVGLVMHAFRNGIIE; this comes from the coding sequence ATGGTGAACAACATTAAGGTGGCCATTGCCGATGATCATAAGATCTTTCGCAGCGGCGTTATTAATACCCTCACCCCATATGAGAACATAAGTGTTGTATTTGAAGCTGAAGATGGGGCGCACCTGCTGCAGATAATGGAAGAACAACAACCTGACGTTATCCTGATGGACCTGAAGATGCCCAATATGGACGGTATTGAAGCCACCAAAAAAGTGCGCGAGAAATACGCAAATGTTAAAGTGATCGTACTAACCATGTATGAAGACGACAACTTCATTGTACATCTCATCGAAAATGGCGCTAACGCCTATCTGCTCAAAAATGCAGAACCAGGAGAGATCTATGAAGCTATCTGCACAACCTACGAAAAGGGCTTTTACTTCAATGAGAATGTAAACCTCGCCCTGCTCAAGAAAGTCATGCACAAGAACAAGCAACACTTTAAACCCACCTTCAGAAATGAAGTGCAGCTCACCGACCGCGAGCTGGAAGTCCTGCGTCTTATCTGTAACGAACATACGACCCAGGAGATCTCCAAGGAAATATTCCTCAGCCCACGCACGGTAGAAGGTCTTCGCCAGAAGTTACTGGAGAAGACCGGCGCTAAAAATATCGTCGGCCTGGTCATGCACGCTTTCAGAAACGGAATAATTGAATGA
- a CDS encoding DUF2911 domain-containing protein: MKSLFRYLSAGCSLLLCAQLSFAQGVKMPAPSPGQTIHQDFALSFVEVNYSRPATKGRKVMGDLVPFDKVWRTGANGATVITFGDDIKFGGTDVKAGKYGLLTIPGKTEWTVILTKSLDVTSPAAYKPENDVVRVKVKPTELPFSVENFMINFDNVTANSTRMMLIWEKTMVSVELAAEVDSKIMAQLDAAMKGDKKPYFQAATYYYETNRDLKQALAWAEEAVKENPTAFWIATLKARIQAKAGDKKAAKATAEKAIELAKAAKNDDYVVINQKIIASL; encoded by the coding sequence ATGAAATCTCTGTTCCGTTACCTGTCAGCAGGTTGTTCTTTATTGCTGTGTGCACAGTTGTCTTTCGCTCAGGGCGTTAAAATGCCGGCTCCGAGCCCTGGACAAACCATCCACCAGGACTTCGCATTATCTTTTGTTGAAGTAAATTATTCCCGTCCTGCTACCAAAGGAAGAAAAGTGATGGGCGACTTAGTTCCTTTCGACAAAGTATGGAGAACCGGTGCCAATGGCGCAACTGTTATCACCTTTGGAGATGACATCAAATTTGGCGGTACCGATGTAAAAGCCGGTAAATATGGTCTGTTGACTATACCTGGCAAAACCGAGTGGACTGTGATCCTGACAAAAAGCCTGGATGTAACCAGCCCTGCTGCTTACAAGCCGGAAAATGATGTTGTTCGCGTAAAAGTGAAACCTACCGAACTGCCTTTCTCTGTTGAAAACTTCATGATCAATTTCGACAATGTAACAGCAAATTCTACCAGAATGATGCTGATCTGGGAAAAAACAATGGTTTCCGTTGAACTGGCTGCTGAAGTTGACAGCAAGATCATGGCACAGCTGGACGCTGCAATGAAAGGTGATAAAAAACCTTACTTCCAGGCAGCTACCTACTACTACGAAACCAACCGTGACCTGAAACAGGCACTGGCATGGGCCGAAGAAGCTGTAAAGGAAAATCCGACCGCTTTCTGGATCGCTACGCTGAAAGCACGTATACAGGCTAAAGCTGGCGATAAGAAAGCCGCTAAAGCAACTGCTGAAAAAGCGATCGAGCTGGCTAAAGCAGCAAAAAATGATGACTATGTAGTGATCAATCAGAAGATTATCGCTTCTTTATAA
- a CDS encoding sodium:solute symporter, which produces MSVADWIVLVVTLVGIILYGVWKSRGQRDMQGYFLDNQSMPWYIVLLSIIGTQASAVTFLSAPGQAYTDGMRFVQYYFGLPLAMVVLCITFVPIFHKLKVFTAYEYLEQRFDLKTRTLTSGLFLLQRALSTGISIYAPSIILSSLLGWNIYLTNVIMGGLLIIYTVSGGTRAVSYTQTFQLAIIFAAMFLAGWMVVHMLPADVGFKEALQVSGKMDKLNVIVTDFNWKDRYNIWSGLIGGFFLALSYFGTDQSQVGRYLTARSVKESRLGLLMNGLVKVPMQFLILLIGAMVFVFYLYFKAPVFFNEAQIKKVHNSEEGAAFRVVENKYNQLATTKEQQVREMAAAIKGGDAAVIAEKKSALQATEARSAATREEAITLIKKADPAADTNDTNYIFLHFVVNNLPKGLVGLLIAIIFLAAWGSIAAALNSLASTTVIDIYQRLFKKEESDAHYLSVSRWWTVFWGIFCIVVAQFASQLGSLIEAVNILGSLFYGVILGIFLVAFYCKRIGGSATFWAAIISEAGVIVIYLLNIVSFLWLNAIGCLLVLGIAAVLQLVIGKKQRKVLV; this is translated from the coding sequence ATGAGCGTAGCTGATTGGATCGTACTGGTGGTTACACTGGTCGGTATCATCCTGTATGGCGTATGGAAAAGTCGTGGTCAACGCGACATGCAGGGTTATTTTCTGGATAACCAGTCCATGCCCTGGTACATTGTGCTATTATCTATTATCGGTACCCAGGCCAGTGCCGTAACATTCCTGTCTGCTCCCGGGCAAGCCTATACTGACGGCATGCGCTTCGTGCAGTATTATTTTGGTTTGCCGCTGGCAATGGTAGTCTTATGTATCACCTTCGTGCCCATCTTTCATAAACTGAAAGTATTTACTGCCTACGAATATCTGGAGCAACGTTTTGACCTGAAAACCCGTACGCTGACATCCGGGTTGTTCCTGCTACAGCGTGCATTATCTACAGGTATCAGCATTTACGCACCATCTATTATCTTATCCTCACTATTGGGCTGGAATATCTACCTGACCAATGTGATTATGGGGGGCTTACTCATTATTTACACGGTATCGGGGGGAACGAGGGCGGTTAGTTATACGCAAACTTTCCAGCTGGCGATCATCTTCGCCGCTATGTTCCTGGCAGGTTGGATGGTGGTGCATATGTTGCCTGCCGATGTCGGGTTTAAGGAAGCATTACAGGTGTCCGGTAAGATGGATAAGCTGAATGTGATCGTCACAGACTTTAACTGGAAAGACAGGTATAATATCTGGAGCGGTCTGATAGGTGGGTTCTTCCTTGCGCTGTCCTACTTCGGTACGGACCAGTCGCAGGTAGGGCGGTACCTCACAGCCCGTTCCGTTAAGGAAAGCCGTCTGGGGTTGTTGATGAACGGACTGGTGAAAGTACCTATGCAGTTCCTCATTCTATTGATCGGTGCGATGGTGTTTGTGTTCTACCTGTATTTCAAGGCGCCGGTATTTTTTAATGAGGCGCAGATCAAAAAAGTGCATAATTCAGAAGAAGGTGCAGCTTTCAGGGTGGTAGAAAATAAATACAATCAGCTTGCGACAACCAAAGAACAGCAGGTAAGGGAAATGGCAGCAGCCATTAAAGGTGGGGATGCAGCGGTGATCGCAGAGAAGAAATCTGCATTACAGGCCACGGAAGCCCGTTCTGCTGCTACCCGTGAGGAAGCGATCACCCTCATCAAAAAGGCAGATCCGGCAGCAGATACAAATGATACGAACTATATCTTCCTGCATTTTGTGGTGAATAATTTACCGAAGGGATTGGTCGGACTGCTGATCGCAATAATATTTTTGGCGGCCTGGGGGAGTATTGCAGCTGCACTGAACTCACTGGCTTCCACGACTGTGATCGATATCTATCAGCGGTTGTTTAAGAAGGAGGAAAGTGATGCACATTATTTATCTGTGTCGCGCTGGTGGACGGTGTTTTGGGGCATTTTCTGTATCGTGGTAGCGCAGTTTGCGAGTCAGCTGGGTAGTTTGATCGAGGCTGTTAATATCCTGGGATCGCTGTTCTACGGCGTGATACTGGGTATCTTCCTGGTAGCATTTTATTGCAAGAGAATTGGCGGATCTGCGACATTCTGGGCGGCTATTATTTCTGAAGCAGGTGTAATTGTTATCTATCTGCTGAACATTGTTTCCTTCCTCTGGCTCAATGCTATTGGCTGTTTGCTGGTCCTGGGTATCGCTGCGGTCCTGCAGCTGGTAATTGGAAAGAAGCAGCGCAAAGTACTGGTATAA